A part of Microbulbifer sp. MI-G genomic DNA contains:
- a CDS encoding ATP-binding cassette domain-containing protein, whose product MSAESVDNSLRDLCWPIAQLDTALHTLARHCGLCPDAPSCSAIAQGVENIDTRLQLGAEALDLQIEKVGCSYGELEQMLARAAPAMIQLRFGERAYFIVLCGGNRRRLHLLTPTLKVQKVCPRRVVIQLTRVQAAPQRQRINHLLDSAGIGGRRRSRAAGALLRESLAGLHFEQCWMLRQPAHRPFWQQLRQCGQDRRFFAMLVFHALQMVLFLASWWVIGRALLGGYIDTGWLVAWVLLLVSQIPLSLLTAQLQGLVSVKTGALLKQRLLASALRIETGRVRHMGSGQVLGRVYDAESLEASALQGGFSLLLGLVEFAMACIVLALGAGGPLHLLVLLPFLLVAFLLGRALYQRRCRWTARRLAMTHRLIEKMLGHRTRLAQQRPADWHRGEDRELSDYLQSSAEMDGTMVHLAALLPRIWLLLGVVGLVPVFISSNPDSAQLAVALGGVLLGYRAVLKCLHGFTGALSALVAWEKVRELFALEAPLKRASPGAEHVAASSTACAAATQPLCYLRDLNFSYPKKEKPVLTECSLVIYPGDRLLLQGASGSGKSTLANVITGLQKPDEGLLLLNGYDGASLAPGQWQRLVASAPQFHENHVLGDSFLFNLLMGDEWPPRQQSLRKAYAICDELGLTPLLQKMPAGMLQTVGEMGWRLSHGEMSRLFIARTLLQNAEMVVLDESFAALDPENLRRAMACVQKYATTLIVIAHP is encoded by the coding sequence GTGAGCGCTGAATCTGTGGATAACAGTCTGCGCGACCTGTGCTGGCCCATTGCGCAACTGGATACGGCCCTGCACACCCTGGCCCGGCACTGTGGGTTGTGCCCCGATGCACCCAGCTGCAGTGCCATCGCACAGGGAGTGGAGAATATCGATACTCGGCTTCAGCTGGGTGCTGAGGCCCTGGACTTGCAGATAGAGAAAGTCGGCTGCAGTTACGGTGAGCTGGAACAGATGCTGGCGCGTGCCGCGCCGGCAATGATTCAACTGCGCTTTGGGGAAAGGGCGTATTTTATCGTCCTGTGCGGCGGCAATCGCCGCCGCCTGCACCTGCTCACCCCCACTCTGAAAGTGCAAAAAGTGTGTCCGCGGCGGGTGGTGATCCAGCTCACCCGTGTGCAGGCAGCGCCCCAGCGCCAGCGCATCAACCACCTGCTCGACAGTGCCGGCATTGGCGGCCGGCGCCGCAGCAGGGCCGCCGGCGCCCTGCTGCGGGAAAGCCTGGCAGGATTGCATTTTGAGCAGTGTTGGATGCTACGCCAGCCCGCGCACCGGCCATTCTGGCAGCAACTGCGTCAGTGTGGCCAGGATCGGCGTTTTTTCGCGATGCTTGTTTTTCATGCACTGCAAATGGTGTTGTTTTTGGCCAGTTGGTGGGTGATTGGCCGCGCTTTACTGGGTGGCTATATCGACACCGGCTGGCTTGTGGCCTGGGTGCTGCTGCTGGTTTCGCAGATCCCCCTGTCGCTGCTCACCGCGCAACTGCAGGGATTGGTATCGGTGAAAACCGGCGCGCTGCTGAAACAGCGCCTGCTCGCCAGCGCTCTGCGTATCGAGACAGGCAGGGTGCGGCATATGGGCTCGGGCCAGGTACTCGGGCGGGTTTACGACGCGGAAAGCCTTGAGGCCAGCGCCCTCCAGGGCGGTTTCTCGCTGCTGCTGGGCCTGGTGGAATTCGCGATGGCCTGTATTGTACTCGCCCTGGGGGCTGGTGGACCCCTGCACCTGTTGGTGTTGCTACCGTTTTTATTGGTGGCCTTTTTACTCGGTCGGGCCCTGTACCAGCGCCGTTGCCGCTGGACTGCCCGACGCCTGGCCATGACCCACCGCCTGATAGAAAAAATGCTCGGGCACCGCACCCGCCTTGCGCAGCAGCGGCCCGCCGACTGGCATCGTGGAGAGGACCGCGAGTTGAGTGACTACCTGCAGAGCTCTGCGGAGATGGACGGCACGATGGTGCATCTGGCAGCGCTTTTGCCGCGTATCTGGCTTCTGCTGGGGGTGGTCGGGCTGGTGCCTGTGTTTATCTCCAGCAACCCCGACAGTGCGCAACTCGCTGTGGCCCTGGGCGGCGTGCTGCTCGGTTATCGCGCAGTGCTCAAGTGTCTGCATGGTTTTACCGGTGCCCTGAGTGCCCTGGTGGCCTGGGAAAAAGTACGGGAACTCTTTGCCCTGGAGGCACCGCTCAAGCGCGCCTCACCCGGTGCGGAGCATGTCGCAGCCAGCAGCACGGCCTGTGCGGCTGCAACCCAACCTCTGTGCTATCTCCGTGATCTGAATTTCAGTTACCCCAAAAAAGAAAAGCCGGTGCTGACGGAGTGCAGCCTGGTCATTTATCCCGGCGACCGCCTGCTGTTGCAGGGTGCCTCCGGTTCGGGAAAATCCACCCTTGCCAATGTGATTACCGGCCTGCAGAAACCGGATGAGGGCCTGTTGCTCTTAAATGGGTATGATGGCGCCAGTCTTGCCCCCGGTCAGTGGCAGCGGCTGGTGGCCTCCGCCCCTCAATTCCATGAAAATCATGTACTTGGCGATTCTTTCCTGTTCAACTTGCTGATGGGCGACGAGTGGCCGCCGCGGCAGCAAAGCCTGCGCAAAGCTTATGCTATTTGCGACGAACTCGGCCTTACCCCACTACTGCAGAAAATGCCCGCGGGAATGCTGCAGACGGTGGGCGAGATGGGCTGGCGGTTGTCACACGGGGAGATGAGCCGGTTGTTTATTGCCCGTACTCTTTTGCAAAATGCGGAAATGGTCGTGCTGGACGAAAGTTTTGCCGCCCTGGATCCTGAAAATTTGCGCCGGGCTATGGCCTGTGTACAAAAGTACGCAACTACATTGATTGTGATTGCGCACCCATAG
- a CDS encoding ATP-binding cassette domain-containing protein has product MNRHTRWLVPEVIQTSNMDCGPASLKCLLEGFGVRVHYGHLRDACQTDVDGTSINTLERVAVELGLDAVQMVVPKDHLLLNAPGYLPGMVVVRLPNGNTHFVVAWRNHGGIVQLMDPASGRRWPSARRFLDELHVHTFSLSPKDWRNWAGGADFIDPLCERMQRLKVAGPDRATLCRRSLESGEWLTLAFLDAAVRMLTALVSAGALRPGGETNGMLQKLVEEFNADTTGAYTLVPEQYWCVRPCRPAGSAAGESLQMCPEQVEFSGAVILRVRGVRKTDAAKPHTGSLARALQVAPVRPLPQLWNLLREDGLFAPAIIALAMLGAVFGLMTEALLFRGLIDIHSELATGMQRMGGVALLLGFLLTVMVLQFPVAKLQRVLGRHLETRFRKRFLSALPQIPEHFFHSRPTSDTAERSHRIAALRELPVLGGGILFNAFMLLATAAGIIWLVPSAAPLVLLMAVIQVAIPLLFQPVLNDHNMRVQTHTGALARFYMDALLGIVPIRTHGAGESVRREHEALLSEWIRASYTLLRFQLNSQALQLVVNCALAATLVIYCIHSRGADPDLLLLIYWVLALPPLGEDIAVRIREYPRQRTTLLRALEPLQAAEDQSGSDTTDKVAAFNPKRPAHFHFEDVRVNASGRAILDGINLEIGPGEHVAVVGASGAGKSSLAGLLLGWHKPARGRVLLNGAELQGELLARFRLHCAWVDPAIQLWNNSLLDNLHYGNAADAPLYPILEQADLLKLLASLPDGLQSALGESGALVSGGEGQRVRLGRALGREAPCCAILDEPFRGLDRDQRQRLLGRVRHTWQDVTLLCITHDIAETQHFDRVLVVEDGRIVEDGAPAALCKRRGTRYAQLLLAEQNLWQDCWKSSDWRHLRMQGGRVSELSPQAEADPPRTANAPVESVCER; this is encoded by the coding sequence GTGAATCGGCACACCCGCTGGCTTGTGCCTGAAGTGATCCAGACTTCCAATATGGACTGTGGCCCCGCTTCCCTTAAATGCCTGTTGGAGGGTTTCGGAGTCCGCGTTCACTACGGCCATCTGCGCGATGCCTGCCAGACTGATGTGGACGGTACCTCCATCAATACCCTGGAGCGGGTTGCTGTTGAACTGGGTTTGGATGCCGTACAGATGGTGGTGCCCAAGGATCACCTGCTGTTGAATGCCCCCGGCTATTTACCGGGAATGGTGGTGGTGCGCCTGCCAAACGGCAATACCCATTTTGTGGTGGCCTGGCGTAACCATGGGGGCATTGTGCAACTGATGGACCCCGCCAGCGGCAGGCGCTGGCCCAGCGCGCGCCGTTTTCTCGACGAACTGCATGTCCACACTTTTAGCCTGTCCCCCAAGGATTGGCGCAACTGGGCTGGTGGTGCCGATTTTATTGATCCGCTGTGCGAACGTATGCAGCGGCTCAAGGTTGCCGGGCCGGACAGGGCGACGTTATGTCGCCGATCCCTGGAGTCGGGTGAATGGCTCACCCTGGCGTTTCTCGATGCAGCAGTACGCATGTTGACCGCACTGGTGTCGGCAGGTGCCCTGCGACCTGGTGGGGAAACCAATGGCATGCTGCAGAAGCTGGTCGAGGAATTCAACGCAGATACCACTGGCGCCTACACCCTGGTGCCAGAGCAGTACTGGTGTGTGCGCCCCTGTCGCCCAGCGGGCAGTGCGGCGGGTGAAAGCCTGCAGATGTGCCCGGAACAAGTGGAATTCAGCGGTGCTGTGATCCTGCGAGTGAGGGGCGTGCGCAAAACAGATGCAGCCAAGCCGCACACCGGATCCCTGGCCAGGGCGCTGCAAGTCGCGCCGGTGCGTCCCCTGCCGCAGCTGTGGAATCTACTTCGGGAGGACGGCCTGTTCGCGCCGGCAATTATTGCGCTGGCGATGCTCGGCGCGGTATTCGGCCTGATGACCGAGGCTCTGCTGTTTCGCGGCCTTATCGATATCCACAGCGAACTGGCAACCGGCATGCAGCGTATGGGAGGCGTGGCTCTGCTGCTGGGGTTTTTACTCACCGTCATGGTATTGCAGTTTCCGGTCGCCAAACTGCAGCGGGTACTGGGGCGGCACCTGGAAACCCGCTTTCGCAAGCGCTTTCTCTCCGCACTGCCGCAGATACCGGAGCACTTTTTTCACAGTCGTCCCACCTCAGACACCGCCGAGCGCAGCCACCGCATTGCCGCACTCAGGGAACTGCCGGTGCTGGGGGGCGGTATCCTCTTCAATGCCTTTATGCTGCTGGCGACGGCCGCAGGCATTATCTGGCTCGTGCCCTCAGCTGCACCGCTGGTACTACTGATGGCGGTAATACAGGTGGCGATTCCACTGTTGTTTCAGCCGGTGCTCAATGATCACAATATGAGAGTGCAGACCCATACCGGTGCCCTGGCCAGGTTCTATATGGATGCATTGCTGGGCATTGTGCCGATACGTACCCATGGCGCTGGGGAATCGGTGCGAAGGGAACATGAAGCCTTGCTTTCCGAGTGGATCAGGGCCAGTTATACCCTCCTGCGCTTTCAGCTCAACAGTCAGGCCCTGCAACTGGTTGTGAACTGCGCACTCGCCGCCACTCTGGTTATTTACTGTATCCACAGCCGCGGGGCGGACCCCGATCTACTGCTGTTAATATACTGGGTGCTGGCGCTGCCACCATTGGGCGAGGATATCGCCGTGCGAATCCGCGAGTACCCGCGCCAGCGCACCACCTTGCTGAGGGCGCTCGAACCACTGCAGGCGGCTGAGGACCAGAGTGGTTCGGATACCACAGACAAGGTCGCCGCTTTTAACCCGAAGCGCCCCGCGCATTTTCACTTCGAGGATGTTCGAGTCAATGCCAGCGGCAGAGCCATTCTCGACGGCATCAATCTGGAAATAGGCCCAGGCGAACATGTCGCTGTTGTGGGTGCATCCGGTGCGGGTAAATCCAGCCTGGCAGGGCTGCTTTTGGGCTGGCACAAGCCAGCCAGGGGGCGTGTACTGTTAAACGGTGCCGAGCTGCAAGGGGAACTGCTGGCCCGTTTCCGTTTGCACTGTGCCTGGGTAGATCCCGCTATTCAACTGTGGAACAACAGCCTGCTTGACAACCTGCACTACGGCAACGCCGCCGACGCACCACTGTATCCGATTCTTGAGCAGGCGGACTTGCTCAAGCTGCTGGCATCGCTGCCAGACGGCTTGCAAAGTGCCCTGGGAGAGAGTGGTGCCCTGGTCAGTGGCGGGGAGGGGCAGCGCGTGCGTCTCGGCCGTGCCCTGGGTCGCGAAGCACCCTGCTGTGCCATTCTGGATGAGCCCTTTCGCGGACTGGACCGCGACCAGCGCCAGCGCTTGCTCGGGCGTGTGCGCCATACCTGGCAGGACGTCACGTTGCTTTGCATAACCCACGATATTGCCGAAACACAGCATTTTGATCGCGTGCTGGTGGTGGAGGATGGTCGCATAGTGGAAGATGGCGCACCGGCGGCGTTGTGCAAACGCAGGGGTACGCGCTATGCCCAATTGTTGCTGGCGGAGCAAAACCTGTGGCAGGACTGCTGGAAAAGTAGCGACTGGCGTCACTTGCGCATGCAGGGTGGACGCGTCTCGGAATTGTCGCCTCAGGCTGAAGCCGATCCCCCCCGAACGGCGAATGCGCCTGTGGAGAGCGTCTGTGAGCGCTGA